A part of Jaculus jaculus isolate mJacJac1 chromosome 17, mJacJac1.mat.Y.cur, whole genome shotgun sequence genomic DNA contains:
- the LOC101618156 gene encoding 60S ribosomal protein L23a-like: MAPKAKKEAPAPPKAEAKAKAVLKGIHSHKKKKIRTSPTFQQPKTLRLQRQPKYPQKSAPRRNKLDHCAIIKFPLTTESAMKKIEDNTAVVSIVDVKANKHQIKQAVKKLYDIDVAKVNTLISPDGEKAYVRLAPDYDALDVANKIGII; the protein is encoded by the coding sequence ATGGCGCCAAAAGCGAAGAAGGAagctcctgcccctcccaaagCTGAAGCCAAAGCAAAGGCCGTGCTGAAAGGCATCCacagccacaaaaagaaaaagatccgcACGTCACCCACCTTTCAGCAACCCAAGACACTGCGCCTCCAGAGGCAGCCTAAATACCCTCAGAAGAGCGCCCCCAGGAGAAACAAGCTTGACCACTGTGCCATCATCAAGTTCCCCCTGACCACTGAGTCGGCCATGAAGAAGATAGAAGACAACACCGCCGTGGTGTCCATTGTAGACGTCAAGGCTAACAAGCATCAGATCAAAcaggctgtgaagaaactctatgACATTGATGTGGCCAAAGTCAACACCTTGATCAGTCCTGATGGAGAGAAGGCCTATGTTCGGCTGGCTCCCGATTATGATGCTTTGGATGTTGCCAATAAAATTGGGATCATCTAA